Proteins from one Chloroflexota bacterium genomic window:
- a CDS encoding hydrogenase iron-sulfur subunit → MSTENSSELNVNSDSFQPRIVSFCCNYCAYAAADLAGSLRLSYPPNIRVVLLPCTGRLDLLEVLHTFERGADAVMVAGCLEGDCHFQEGNLNARRRVEYMQSLLAEIGLEPERIRMFNMSSAMAAAFAEASTEFTVAIQSLGPSPLGKQPVAEAEASEPEVAAVAT, encoded by the coding sequence ATGAGCACTGAAAACAGCTCAGAACTGAACGTCAACAGTGATTCCTTCCAGCCCCGGATCGTTTCCTTCTGCTGCAACTACTGCGCCTATGCGGCGGCGGATCTGGCCGGTTCGCTGCGTTTGAGCTACCCGCCCAACATTCGCGTCGTGTTGTTACCTTGCACCGGCCGGTTGGACTTGCTGGAGGTGTTGCACACTTTCGAGCGCGGTGCAGATGCGGTGATGGTGGCCGGATGCCTGGAGGGCGACTGCCATTTTCAGGAAGGCAACCTCAACGCCCGGCGTCGTGTCGAGTACATGCAAAGCTTGTTGGCAGAGATCGGGCTGGAGCCGGAACGCATCCGAATGTTCAATATGTCCTCGGCCATGGCCGCCGCCTTCGCCGAGGCCAGCACCGAATTCACGGTGGCTATTCAGAGCCTTGGTCCCAGTCCGCTGGGCAAACAGCCTGTCGCAGAAGCTGAGGCCAGCGAACCAGAGGTGGCTGCCGTGGCAACGTGA
- a CDS encoding methylenetetrahydrofolate reductase C-terminal domain-containing protein, whose product MIVAEQKPLDEIKEMLSPYDKVLVMGCGTCVTVCFSGGTKEASVLASMLRMSARLDGAPKQVDEVTVQRQCEWEYLDTVKDQVAAYDAVLSLGCGIGVQAIAEHFKATHVLPGQNTAFLGLPTEQGVWEERCAACGDCILDVTGGICPIARCAKQLLNGPCGGSQAGECEIDPDVPCVWQLIWERATELGQVERLLEVQPAKDWKTSRDGGPRKIVREDLRQVSLDLDEHL is encoded by the coding sequence ATGATCGTAGCTGAACAGAAGCCGCTGGATGAAATCAAGGAGATGCTGTCACCCTACGACAAAGTGCTCGTAATGGGCTGCGGCACCTGCGTTACCGTCTGTTTTAGTGGCGGGACGAAGGAGGCAAGTGTGCTGGCGTCCATGTTGCGCATGTCTGCCAGGCTCGATGGCGCGCCCAAGCAGGTGGACGAAGTCACCGTGCAGCGCCAGTGCGAGTGGGAGTACCTGGACACCGTCAAGGACCAGGTCGCAGCCTACGATGCCGTGCTTTCATTAGGCTGCGGCATCGGCGTTCAGGCCATTGCCGAGCATTTCAAGGCCACCCACGTTCTGCCGGGCCAGAACACGGCCTTCCTGGGCCTGCCCACGGAGCAGGGGGTCTGGGAGGAGCGCTGCGCGGCCTGTGGCGACTGTATCCTGGATGTGACCGGCGGTATCTGTCCCATCGCTCGATGCGCCAAGCAGTTGCTGAACGGACCATGTGGCGGCTCGCAAGCAGGCGAGTGCGAGATCGACCCAGACGTGCCCTGTGTCTGGCAGCTTATTTGGGAACGAGCCACGGAACTGGGCCAGGTCGAGCGGTTGCTGGAGGTTCAGCCTGCCAAGGATTGGAAGACCAGCCGCGACGGCGGCCCTCGAAAGATCGTGCGCGAGGACCTGAGACAGGTCTCGCTTGACCTGGATGAGCATCTGTAG
- a CDS encoding methylenetetrahydrofolate reductase gives MTETAVMEETTDFALKSNSNLERVLDAGHFAVTGELGPPKNANADVIRRKVELLRGLVDAVNITDNQTAIVRMSSIGAGAILVQEGLEPVIQMTCRDRNRLAIQADLLGAYALGMRNLLCLTGDHQTFGNEPGAKNVHDVDSMQLVNMVKNLRDEKHFQGGEAIKANEPRFFIGAAANPFGDPFEWRPYRLAKKVSAGADFIQTQLIYDLPKFKEYMQRVRDLGLHEKVYILAGVGPLKSPGMARYMANNVPGMDVEPWYGERMQAAGKGIEDKKERGKAWRAEGIQICIEQIQELREMEGVAGVHVMAIEWERAVRPIVEGAGLLPRPTFEDVGSNGTGD, from the coding sequence ATGACCGAAACTGCCGTCATGGAAGAAACAACCGATTTTGCCCTTAAATCGAACAGCAACCTGGAGCGCGTGCTGGATGCCGGCCATTTCGCCGTTACCGGTGAGCTGGGTCCGCCAAAGAATGCCAACGCCGATGTGATTCGGCGCAAAGTGGAACTGTTGCGCGGGCTGGTCGATGCAGTTAACATAACAGATAATCAAACTGCCATCGTAAGAATGTCCAGCATCGGCGCCGGCGCTATTCTGGTGCAGGAAGGATTGGAGCCGGTGATCCAGATGACCTGCCGCGATCGCAACCGGCTGGCCATTCAGGCTGACCTGCTGGGCGCGTACGCGCTGGGTATGCGTAACTTGCTCTGCCTGACCGGCGATCACCAGACTTTTGGCAACGAGCCGGGTGCCAAAAACGTGCATGACGTCGACTCGATGCAGCTTGTGAATATGGTCAAAAACCTGCGCGATGAAAAGCATTTTCAGGGAGGAGAGGCCATCAAGGCCAACGAGCCCCGCTTTTTCATCGGTGCTGCGGCCAACCCTTTTGGTGATCCCTTTGAGTGGCGGCCCTATCGGCTGGCGAAAAAGGTTTCAGCAGGTGCAGACTTCATCCAGACTCAGCTCATCTATGACCTCCCGAAGTTCAAGGAATATATGCAACGGGTTCGGGATCTTGGCCTGCACGAGAAGGTCTATATTCTGGCCGGCGTGGGTCCTCTCAAATCGCCTGGCATGGCCCGTTACATGGCCAACAATGTGCCGGGCATGGACGTTGAGCCCTGGTATGGCGAGCGCATGCAGGCGGCCGGCAAGGGCATCGAGGACAAAAAAGAGCGTGGCAAGGCGTGGCGAGCTGAGGGTATTCAGATCTGTATCGAACAGATTCAGGAGTTGCGTGAGATGGAAGGGGTTGCCGGTGTTCATGTCATGGCTATCGAGTGGGAACGCGCCGTGCGGCCCATCGTCGAGGGCGCGGGGTTGTTGCCTCGCCCGACCTTCGAAGATGTTGGCAGCAACGGGACCGGTGACTAG
- a CDS encoding carbon monoxide dehydrogenase accessory protein CooC: MNKIAITGKGGVGKTTLSSVLAYLYAEQGIEVLAVDADPASGLAVSLGFPPDMVESIEPISEMGDLIYERTGAKPGTLGGFFSLTPKVDDIPERFSATCRGIRLLRLGTIKIGGTGCLCPENALLKALTTHLLMRRNEVLILDMEAGVEHLGRGTSQAVDAMIIVIEPGRRSVGVMEDIKRLATDLGMKNLYLVANRIRGEADKEFIRKMAGDLPVLGFLPYDPQVIEADLTGQAVYDIAPETVVAAREMLQNLNSSDGSTS; encoded by the coding sequence ATGAACAAAATCGCAATCACTGGCAAGGGCGGCGTTGGCAAGACCACCCTTTCATCCGTGCTGGCCTACCTGTACGCGGAGCAGGGCATCGAGGTGTTGGCTGTAGACGCCGATCCTGCCTCCGGGTTGGCCGTGTCACTGGGATTCCCACCCGACATGGTCGAGTCCATCGAGCCGATTTCCGAGATGGGTGACCTGATCTACGAACGCACTGGCGCCAAACCGGGCACCCTCGGCGGTTTTTTCAGCCTGACGCCCAAGGTAGATGACATCCCGGAGCGTTTCAGCGCCACCTGTCGCGGCATACGCCTGCTGCGCCTGGGCACCATCAAGATCGGCGGCACCGGCTGCCTTTGTCCCGAGAACGCCCTGCTCAAAGCCCTGACGACCCACCTGTTGATGCGCCGCAATGAGGTGCTGATCCTGGACATGGAAGCGGGCGTGGAGCATCTGGGCCGGGGCACCTCGCAGGCCGTAGACGCCATGATCATCGTCATCGAGCCGGGCCGGCGTAGTGTGGGCGTTATGGAAGATATCAAACGTTTGGCCACCGACCTGGGAATGAAGAACCTCTACCTGGTGGCCAATCGCATCCGGGGCGAAGCCGACAAGGAATTCATCCGCAAGATGGCCGGTGATCTCCCTGTGCTGGGCTTTCTTCCCTACGATCCCCAGGTTATCGAGGCCGACTTGACCGGCCAGGCCGTTTACGACATCGCGCCTGAAACAGTGGTGGCAGCGCGGGAGATGTTACAGAACCTCAACTCGAGCGACGGCTCGACATCTTAA
- a CDS encoding heterodisulfide reductase-related iron-sulfur binding cluster, whose amino-acid sequence MSGTTTRETSSTGIRLIDIVQEATGSNVFLCYQCVKCTSGCPLAEYFDLTPNQVMRAVQLGMDEQALSSKAIWLCAACQTCTTRCPQGLDIAGTMDVLRMESRKRGYEPAVPEVAAFNDVFLRNIKLLGRSYEAGLMAELNLRKHKPMDDMDLGVEMIFKRKIALLPHFVRPPKNPKREERAENEVAYFPGCSLHSTAPELNRSTLGVAEALGITLTEPKGWLCCGSSPAHAADPLLADSLPITNLSLIERSGFDEMVAPCVACYGRFKTAVHHTSHDPQWKAEVEEAVGQSYEEESVKVWSLVDLILEKVGIEAIQEQMVKPLEGLKVVNYYGCLMTRPPEIMQAPNPENPRTLDRLMEALGAESLDWSYKTDCCGASLSLSDAGIVLELSEKILRAAQARGADAVVVACSLCHANLDARQKQMSLEQPIPIIYFTQLMALALGLDEKAMALNKNLIDPRPLLAEKGLLN is encoded by the coding sequence ATGAGCGGCACCACAACACGAGAAACATCATCCACCGGCATTCGCCTGATCGACATCGTGCAGGAAGCGACGGGCAGCAACGTCTTCCTCTGCTACCAGTGTGTCAAATGCACCAGCGGTTGCCCGTTGGCCGAGTATTTTGACCTTACGCCAAACCAGGTGATGCGGGCGGTGCAGCTGGGCATGGATGAACAGGCCTTGAGCAGCAAGGCCATCTGGCTGTGCGCTGCCTGCCAGACCTGCACGACCCGCTGTCCCCAGGGCCTGGATATCGCCGGCACCATGGACGTCCTGCGCATGGAGTCGCGGAAAAGAGGCTATGAGCCGGCTGTGCCCGAGGTTGCCGCCTTCAATGACGTCTTTTTGCGCAACATCAAGTTGCTGGGGCGCTCCTACGAAGCCGGCCTGATGGCTGAACTGAATCTGCGCAAGCACAAGCCAATGGATGATATGGACCTGGGTGTGGAGATGATCTTCAAGCGCAAGATCGCTCTGCTTCCCCATTTCGTACGGCCTCCCAAGAATCCAAAGAGGGAGGAACGGGCCGAGAACGAGGTAGCCTACTTCCCTGGCTGTTCATTGCACTCCACCGCGCCGGAGTTGAATCGCTCGACCCTGGGCGTGGCCGAAGCACTGGGAATCACGCTGACGGAGCCCAAGGGATGGCTATGCTGTGGCAGCAGCCCTGCCCATGCCGCCGACCCCTTGCTGGCCGACTCTCTGCCGATTACCAACCTGTCCTTGATCGAACGCAGTGGTTTCGATGAGATGGTAGCGCCCTGCGTGGCCTGCTATGGCCGTTTCAAGACCGCGGTGCACCACACCAGCCACGATCCCCAGTGGAAGGCCGAGGTCGAAGAGGCCGTGGGCCAAAGCTACGAAGAGGAAAGCGTCAAGGTCTGGTCGTTGGTGGATCTGATCCTGGAAAAGGTGGGCATCGAAGCCATCCAGGAGCAGATGGTCAAGCCGTTGGAGGGGCTGAAAGTGGTCAACTACTACGGCTGCCTGATGACCCGGCCGCCGGAGATCATGCAGGCCCCCAATCCGGAGAACCCCCGCACCCTGGACCGGCTGATGGAGGCGCTGGGCGCGGAGAGCCTGGACTGGAGCTACAAGACCGATTGCTGCGGCGCCAGCCTGAGCCTGAGCGATGCCGGCATCGTCCTGGAGCTATCCGAGAAGATCCTGCGGGCGGCGCAAGCACGCGGCGCCGACGCCGTGGTCGTGGCCTGCTCCCTGTGCCATGCCAACCTGGATGCCAGGCAAAAGCAGATGAGCCTGGAGCAGCCGATCCCCATCATCTACTTCACGCAGTTGATGGCCCTGGCCCTGGGCCTGGATGAGAAGGCCATGGCGCTGAACAAAAACCTGATCGATCCACGACCCTTATTGGCGGAGAAGGGATTGCTGAATTAA
- a CDS encoding CBS and ACT domain-containing protein yields the protein MLVKDRMTPDPFCGTPEMPVTEAQALMREKRIRHLPIVDDAGKLIGLVTQRALMKALPSDVSHFSKFEISYVLAKITVKDVMVTDVVTIDEDTAIEEAARIMADRRLGCLPVMRDGELIGIITDNDLFTLMVDVLGARNEGLRVTVSQPDRAGEVARISSTIASAGGYLLAYITYPTRDPAVWSSVLKVTNLSQDKLVDALGRLEGIVVEDVRVM from the coding sequence ATGCTAGTCAAAGATCGAATGACGCCTGATCCTTTCTGCGGGACGCCGGAGATGCCCGTCACCGAGGCCCAGGCGCTAATGCGAGAGAAGCGGATCCGGCACCTGCCCATCGTGGATGACGCCGGCAAGCTGATCGGCCTGGTGACGCAGCGAGCCCTCATGAAGGCCCTGCCCTCGGATGTGAGCCACTTCAGCAAGTTCGAGATCAGCTACGTGCTGGCCAAGATCACAGTCAAGGACGTGATGGTCACCGACGTCGTGACCATCGACGAGGACACAGCTATCGAGGAAGCAGCCCGCATCATGGCCGACCGGCGGTTGGGCTGTCTGCCCGTCATGCGCGACGGTGAGCTTATCGGCATCATCACCGACAACGACCTTTTTACCCTGATGGTAGACGTGCTGGGTGCCCGCAACGAGGGGCTGAGAGTCACCGTGTCGCAGCCTGATCGGGCCGGCGAGGTGGCTCGCATCTCTTCAACCATCGCCAGCGCCGGCGGTTATCTGTTGGCCTACATCACCTATCCCACCCGGGACCCGGCGGTCTGGTCGTCGGTGCTCAAGGTCACGAACCTTTCGCAGGACAAGTTGGTGGATGCCCTGGGGAGGTTGGAGGGGATAGTCGTTGAGGATGTCAGGGTGATGTAG
- a CDS encoding FAD-dependent oxidoreductase: protein MTIGRSKPDGAVLVVGGGVGGMRAAVDLAEAGLKVFLIEREATLGGRVAQLGYMFPTHDCVLCRGTSDHGYGCTRPAISPAFMDNNVHPNIEIMTLTEILAASGSAGDFAIDLRHHPRYVAIDKCTNCGLCAVVCPVHLPSEFEESIVTQMAVHKSAPRSLPDAYFIDKGDYCEDCGRCVEVCPTDAIDLDETIQDETIRVSAIILALGYNLSDASVLEEYGYGRYPNVIHSMQYERYVSRSGPTEGMVMRPSDNQSPKRIAWLQCIGSRDQEHPYCSSICCMYATKEAVLAKQRLDGVDCRVFMMDERAFNKEFNAYFHRSRDEFGVDYVRCRISGLKEDPLTSDLILRYPSDGNGTMVEERFDMVVLSVGVQPPGSAESLAGMMGFDLNDYGFCATDKFAPLETSQPGIYVCGAFASPKEIAETIIDASGAAGDVMRLFHGELGQNPSSREFPFLSKGAAEFPPERDVSGEPPRVGVFVCECGPSIGGVVDVNRVVDQAQRFPNVVHAANVDYGCFPAGMDAIKDAIAEHSLNRVVIGACSHRTHEPLFQRTVRQAGLNAYLMEMANIREQCAWVHPHEPEKATRKALELIRMATARASVLEPVHKAVVEPARRALVVGGGVSGMTAALAIADGGFEVVLVERSETLGGNLQNIHFVVEGYNPRRLRRDLVNRVRSHERISVHSSTELAMHAGHVGNYRAILRSRDGSEQVVAHGVTIVATGGQEARGRRYLLAEHEKVITQLELEEAIAYRLDEIARLKHVVMIQCVKPDNVEHDYCSRVCCTSTIKNAMRIKVANPDCQVTVLYKDIITYGFREQYYTEARRRGVVFVRYDDEHEPVVEDAGTQGGGDAEISVRVYEPTFDQWMTLNPDLLVLSMAIQPSDGTDALADLLGVPLSVEGFYQEAHVKMRPMDFTDEGIFVAGMAHYPKFIEESISHALATAGRAMTILSKQPLFMGGTIAIVDQDKCVGCLTCVRTCPFNVPKIDYEKAGVGGIIGAAYIEPALCQGCGTCTADCPASAIQVLPYADDLMLQSLSGVLGSWVPVVP, encoded by the coding sequence ATGACGATCGGACGAAGTAAGCCTGATGGCGCAGTGCTCGTCGTCGGTGGCGGTGTGGGAGGCATGCGCGCCGCCGTCGATCTGGCCGAGGCTGGGCTCAAAGTATTTCTGATCGAACGGGAAGCCACTCTGGGCGGCCGGGTGGCACAATTGGGCTATATGTTTCCTACCCACGACTGCGTGCTCTGTCGTGGCACCTCAGACCATGGCTATGGTTGTACCAGGCCTGCCATCTCGCCCGCCTTCATGGACAACAATGTCCACCCCAATATCGAGATCATGACCCTGACCGAAATCCTGGCTGCCAGCGGATCTGCCGGCGATTTCGCTATCGACCTCCGGCACCATCCTCGCTACGTGGCGATTGACAAGTGTACCAACTGTGGCTTGTGTGCTGTTGTCTGCCCTGTGCATTTGCCCAGTGAGTTTGAGGAGTCCATCGTCACACAGATGGCCGTGCACAAAAGTGCGCCTCGCTCTCTGCCCGACGCCTACTTTATCGACAAGGGCGATTACTGCGAGGATTGCGGGCGGTGTGTCGAGGTCTGTCCCACCGATGCTATCGATCTGGATGAAACGATTCAAGATGAGACGATTCGGGTCTCTGCGATTATCCTGGCTCTGGGCTACAATCTGTCGGATGCCTCTGTGCTGGAGGAGTACGGCTACGGTCGTTATCCCAATGTTATCCATAGCATGCAGTACGAGCGCTATGTCAGCCGCTCCGGGCCCACCGAGGGCATGGTGATGCGGCCATCGGACAACCAGTCGCCGAAACGGATCGCCTGGCTTCAGTGCATCGGCTCGCGCGATCAGGAGCATCCCTACTGCTCTTCGATCTGCTGCATGTACGCCACAAAGGAAGCAGTGCTGGCCAAGCAGCGCCTCGATGGCGTGGATTGCCGCGTGTTCATGATGGACGAGCGGGCCTTCAACAAGGAATTCAACGCCTATTTTCACCGTTCCAGGGATGAGTTTGGCGTTGATTACGTGCGCTGCCGCATCTCCGGGTTGAAGGAAGACCCGTTGACCAGCGACCTGATTCTGCGCTACCCATCCGATGGTAACGGCACCATGGTGGAAGAGCGCTTCGACATGGTGGTGCTGTCGGTGGGCGTTCAGCCACCTGGAAGCGCCGAGTCCCTGGCCGGCATGATGGGCTTCGATCTCAACGACTATGGTTTCTGCGCCACCGATAAGTTTGCACCCCTGGAGACCAGCCAGCCGGGCATTTACGTCTGCGGGGCCTTTGCCTCGCCCAAGGAGATCGCCGAGACGATCATCGATGCCTCAGGCGCGGCCGGTGACGTTATGCGTCTATTCCACGGTGAACTGGGCCAGAATCCTTCCAGCCGCGAGTTTCCCTTCCTGAGCAAAGGAGCGGCTGAGTTTCCGCCTGAGCGGGACGTTTCCGGCGAACCACCCAGGGTAGGTGTCTTCGTCTGTGAGTGTGGACCCTCCATCGGCGGCGTTGTCGACGTCAATCGCGTTGTGGATCAGGCCCAAAGATTTCCCAACGTGGTTCATGCAGCCAACGTGGACTACGGTTGTTTTCCCGCCGGCATGGATGCCATCAAGGACGCGATTGCCGAGCATAGTTTGAACCGGGTTGTGATCGGCGCCTGCAGCCACCGCACTCATGAGCCCCTCTTTCAGAGAACGGTGCGTCAGGCAGGGCTTAACGCCTATCTGATGGAGATGGCCAACATCCGGGAGCAGTGTGCCTGGGTGCATCCTCATGAGCCTGAGAAGGCAACACGCAAGGCCCTGGAACTGATCCGCATGGCAACCGCACGGGCCAGCGTTCTGGAGCCAGTTCACAAAGCGGTGGTGGAACCGGCCCGGCGGGCGCTGGTGGTTGGTGGTGGTGTGTCCGGAATGACCGCGGCCCTGGCCATCGCCGACGGTGGGTTTGAAGTGGTCCTGGTGGAACGCAGCGAGACGCTGGGTGGCAATCTCCAAAACATTCACTTCGTGGTGGAGGGTTACAATCCCCGGCGGCTCAGGCGCGATCTGGTCAACCGCGTGCGCTCCCACGAGCGAATTTCCGTGCATAGCAGCACCGAATTGGCGATGCATGCCGGGCATGTGGGCAACTATCGGGCTATCCTGCGAAGCCGGGATGGCAGTGAACAGGTTGTGGCTCACGGTGTGACCATCGTGGCAACCGGCGGACAGGAGGCTCGTGGCAGGCGATATCTGCTGGCAGAACATGAAAAGGTCATCACACAGCTTGAATTGGAAGAGGCTATTGCCTATCGCCTGGACGAGATCGCCAGGCTTAAACATGTGGTGATGATCCAGTGCGTAAAACCCGATAATGTTGAGCACGACTACTGTTCCCGGGTTTGCTGCACCAGCACCATTAAAAACGCCATGCGTATCAAGGTGGCCAACCCCGATTGCCAGGTGACGGTGCTCTACAAGGATATCATTACCTACGGTTTTCGCGAGCAATACTATACAGAAGCCCGACGGCGGGGTGTGGTCTTTGTGCGCTACGACGACGAGCATGAGCCGGTGGTCGAGGACGCAGGGACGCAGGGAGGTGGGGACGCTGAGATTAGTGTCCGCGTGTACGAACCTACATTCGATCAGTGGATGACGCTGAACCCCGATCTGCTGGTCCTCAGCATGGCTATCCAGCCCTCGGATGGCACCGATGCGCTGGCCGATCTGCTGGGCGTTCCTCTCTCGGTTGAGGGATTCTATCAGGAGGCCCATGTCAAGATGCGGCCCATGGACTTCACCGACGAAGGAATCTTTGTCGCCGGCATGGCCCACTATCCCAAGTTCATCGAGGAGAGCATCAGCCACGCCCTCGCGACAGCCGGGCGGGCCATGACTATTCTCTCCAAACAACCGCTCTTTATGGGCGGGACCATTGCCATCGTCGATCAGGATAAATGTGTGGGCTGTCTGACCTGCGTGCGCACCTGTCCCTTCAATGTTCCGAAGATCGACTACGAGAAGGCGGGTGTTGGAGGGATCATCGGTGCCGCCTATATCGAGCCTGCCCTGTGTCAGGGGTGTGGAACCTGTACCGCGGATTGCCCGGCTTCGGCTATCCAGGTGTTGCCCTACGCCGACGACCTGATGCTGCAGTCGCTGAGCGGCGTTTTGGGCAGTTGGGTGCCGGTGGTGCCGTAA
- a CDS encoding hydrogenase iron-sulfur subunit, producing the protein MTDNGFEPEITAFMCNYCAYMAADTAGSLRILYPANVKLVKLPCTGKTDPRFILRAFEEGADGVYVVACPIGNCHHVRGNERGLARVKYTRQLLEQVGLEPERLEMYFLSGGQGGAFADAAKEMTERIRTLGPNPLKGVVSEKD; encoded by the coding sequence ATGACGGACAACGGCTTCGAACCGGAAATCACAGCATTCATGTGCAACTACTGCGCCTATATGGCAGCGGATACGGCTGGGTCGCTCCGCATCCTCTATCCTGCCAACGTAAAACTGGTCAAGCTGCCCTGCACCGGCAAGACTGACCCGCGCTTTATTCTTCGTGCTTTTGAGGAAGGTGCCGATGGCGTTTATGTAGTGGCCTGTCCCATCGGAAACTGCCATCACGTGCGAGGCAACGAGCGGGGCCTGGCCCGGGTGAAATATACGCGACAGCTCCTGGAGCAGGTGGGCCTCGAGCCAGAGCGACTGGAAATGTATTTTCTGTCGGGCGGACAAGGCGGCGCCTTTGCCGATGCAGCCAAGGAGATGACGGAACGAATCAGGACATTAGGACCGAATCCGTTGAAGGGGGTCGTTTCGGAGAAGGATTGA
- a CDS encoding type II toxin-antitoxin system VapC family toxin, translating to MNSLVCVDADIIIWALLPFPLSDQAEALLARWRREEKTLIAPALFAFEVTSTLRRLVHLREITPEQGETAFEQFLKINVRLSHRRAIFPLAWQLAKQYNRPRAYDTAYLALAQLRGCEFWTTDQRLYNAVRHDLTWVNWIGDFSREAISEDR from the coding sequence ATGAACTCCTTGGTCTGCGTTGATGCAGATATCATCATTTGGGCGCTTCTGCCCTTCCCCTTAAGCGATCAGGCCGAGGCATTGCTGGCACGCTGGCGCCGAGAGGAGAAGACCCTCATTGCGCCGGCGCTGTTTGCTTTCGAAGTAACTTCGACGTTGCGGCGTCTCGTGCACTTGCGGGAGATTACGCCCGAACAAGGCGAGACGGCCTTTGAACAGTTCCTCAAGATCAACGTGCGTCTCTCCCACCGGCGCGCCATCTTTCCTCTGGCCTGGCAACTTGCCAAACAGTACAATCGCCCCCGGGCCTACGATACCGCCTACCTTGCCCTGGCGCAACTACGTGGCTGTGAGTTCTGGACTACAGATCAGCGGTTGTACAACGCTGTACGCCACGACCTCACGTGGGTAAATTGGATTGGCGACTTTTCCCGCGAGGCGATTAGCGAAGATAGATAG
- the mgrA gene encoding L-glyceraldehyde 3-phosphate reductase: MAYLPNPSRYDNMQYRRSGRSGLKLPAITLGLWYNFGGVDPLETGRQTIHRAFDLGITHFDLANNYGPPPGSAEENFGRILAEDLRRYRDELVISSKAGYYMWPGPYGEWGSRKYLVASLDQSLKRMGLDYVDIFYSHRPDPDTPLEETMSALDFIVRSGRALYAGISTYDPDQTRQAAAILRDLGTPCLIHQPRYNMFDRWIENGLLDVLQEEGIGCIGFSPLCQGILTDKYLKGIPSDSRAGKWAGDLHWGDSISQVRIAKVDRLNDLARERGQSMAQMAIAWVLRHETMTSALIGASRVGHVEEAVAALDNLHFEAEELAAIDTILAE, translated from the coding sequence ATGGCTTACCTACCCAATCCGTCACGTTATGACAATATGCAATACCGCCGCTCCGGCCGCAGCGGGCTCAAGCTACCAGCCATCACCCTGGGCCTCTGGTACAATTTTGGCGGTGTTGACCCGCTTGAGACAGGCCGTCAGACGATCCATCGAGCGTTCGACCTGGGGATCACCCACTTTGACCTGGCCAACAACTATGGTCCGCCGCCTGGTTCGGCTGAGGAGAATTTCGGCCGGATTCTGGCCGAAGATCTGAGGCGGTATCGCGATGAGTTGGTCATCTCCTCCAAGGCTGGGTACTACATGTGGCCGGGGCCCTATGGCGAATGGGGCTCGCGCAAATACCTGGTTGCCAGCCTGGATCAAAGCCTGAAACGGATGGGGCTGGACTACGTGGACATCTTCTACAGCCATCGTCCCGATCCCGATACCCCTCTGGAAGAGACCATGAGCGCGTTGGATTTCATCGTGCGCAGCGGTCGGGCCCTGTATGCGGGTATCTCCACCTACGATCCAGATCAGACTCGCCAGGCTGCCGCCATATTGCGCGACCTGGGCACGCCCTGTTTAATCCATCAACCCCGTTACAACATGTTTGACCGCTGGATCGAAAACGGTCTTCTGGATGTGTTGCAGGAGGAGGGAATCGGTTGTATCGGCTTCTCGCCCTTGTGCCAGGGCATCCTGACCGACAAATACCTGAAGGGTATTCCGTCCGATTCCCGAGCGGGCAAGTGGGCCGGGGACCTGCACTGGGGTGACAGCATCAGCCAGGTTCGCATCGCCAAAGTGGACAGGCTCAATGACCTGGCACGCGAGCGAGGCCAATCCATGGCCCAGATGGCCATCGCCTGGGTGCTGCGACACGAGACCATGACATCGGCGCTTATCGGTGCCAGCCGGGTCGGTCACGTAGAGGAAGCAGTAGCGGCCCTCGACAATCTTCACTTCGAGGCTGAAGAGTTGGCGGCTATCGATACCATACTGGCCGAATAG
- a CDS encoding MarR family transcriptional regulator — MMKFTPKQGQYLAFIYYYTKINGRSPAEADIQHYFRVTPPTVHQMILKLDDKGLITRVPGQARSIQVLVLPEELPLLD, encoded by the coding sequence ATGATGAAATTCACGCCGAAGCAAGGCCAATACCTGGCCTTTATCTACTACTACACAAAAATAAATGGACGCTCCCCAGCAGAAGCTGATATTCAGCACTACTTTCGTGTGACTCCCCCAACTGTTCACCAAATGATCCTTAAATTAGACGATAAGGGTCTGATAACACGTGTACCTGGTCAGGCACGCAGTATTCAAGTACTGGTGTTGCCTGAAGAGCTACCATTACTGGACTAA